Proteins encoded within one genomic window of candidate division WOR-3 bacterium:
- a CDS encoding peptidoglycan DD-metalloendopeptidase family protein, giving the protein MQRWSFKLKVLFPTTKRKELEITIRPWVLKLFLAFLISLFSVFGFALYRYLSFEIDYQRVSSLEKENTTLKRELKALKSKAEKLNELITGLFQENNRLRTAVGLDPVPKEIALMGMGGNLEELPNPEKDEKEYVKQEIERLLNLANFQLQSYSEIAKKFEEDQKIRDHTPSIVPAAGYFTSGFGMRRDPFTGLPAFHEGIDISAPPGTPVIAPASGVVTSVKWEQGYGLMVEIDHGLGIKTRYAHLLRARVSPGQYVKRGDIIAYIGNSGRSTAPHLHYEVRINDKPVNPVNYIIPAGTYYD; this is encoded by the coding sequence ATGCAGAGGTGGTCCTTTAAATTAAAAGTTCTTTTCCCAACGACTAAGCGTAAAGAACTGGAAATTACAATTCGTCCATGGGTGCTTAAATTGTTTTTAGCCTTTTTAATCTCGTTATTTAGTGTTTTTGGCTTTGCTCTTTACCGATATTTAAGCTTTGAAATAGATTACCAAAGGGTTTCGTCCCTGGAAAAAGAAAATACAACGCTAAAGAGAGAGCTTAAGGCATTGAAAAGCAAGGCAGAAAAGCTCAACGAATTAATAACTGGACTTTTCCAGGAAAATAACAGACTTAGAACTGCCGTGGGGCTTGATCCTGTTCCCAAGGAGATTGCCCTTATGGGTATGGGTGGAAATCTTGAAGAGTTGCCGAATCCAGAAAAGGATGAGAAGGAATATGTTAAGCAGGAAATTGAAAGGCTGCTAAATTTGGCGAACTTTCAGCTCCAAAGCTATTCTGAGATCGCTAAGAAGTTTGAGGAAGATCAGAAAATAAGGGATCATACCCCTTCAATAGTTCCGGCGGCTGGGTATTTCACTTCCGGATTTGGTATGAGAAGGGATCCTTTTACCGGCCTTCCTGCTTTTCATGAAGGTATAGATATTTCAGCCCCACCGGGGACCCCAGTTATTGCACCCGCCTCAGGGGTAGTTACCTCTGTGAAGTGGGAGCAGGGTTATGGCCTTATGGTAGAGATCGATCACGGACTCGGGATAAAAACGCGGTATGCACACCTGCTCCGTGCAAGGGTTTCGCCGGGCCAATATGTTAAGAGGGGCGATATCATTGCTTACATAGGCAATAGCGGAAGATCCACTGCCCCTCACCTGCACTACGAAGTTAGAATTAACGATAAGCCTGTAAATCCCGTAAACTACATCATACCTGCAGGTACTTATTACGACTAA
- a CDS encoding BamA/TamA family outer membrane protein: MRNIFICLSLLWGNLFAYSFGKNKFQTRAYDFRIYETQNFRIFSYSKDDFMVKFAGTVLEKAYNEYVSTLGISIESKIPVIIYNSPKHFSETNVIPDVIEEGIGGFTEIFKTRVVVPFNGSYADFKHVLRHELVHVFQYAMMRKGKRSTLEGVLTSQVPLWATEGMAEFLSIGWSPDAERYVRDLILSDKLPTLVELNYYGGYIVYKLGQLFYKYLQDTYGKEKIAEFYSLLVYTNSVDRAFKKSFGISQKEFDLRFKDYIRRNFYPIFGVTTTPINLKRYSDHEKMGNFYNVAPLLSPDGGALYFIQERMGDFYIVKYSVATAERLGVVFKSSKIPDFENIHILRPSLSISGDGRYIVFSAQSGEGDQIYLFDTRRNRVIKRIGFDVDAIYTPAISSDGRRIVFVGLKEGHSDIYLYEWRNNEMFKLTDDPWDDRDPVFDDKGNIVFVSDRVPDDTTDAIKYGAYAVFKLNLDSKEIVRVTDYYSELSQPQPQGDTLLYFIARDRYSALNLFVEDLKNGSVYRITDFPTELKWYTVSKTGKVIASILFGNGYDIYEVRNLLKIEDSTSYAFESFEDTLKVALKKYAPKFSLDWIYGSASYATISGFEGTVAFGISDELGDHQIQFTTDLSGDILNSNFELDYFNLKGRTDRGFSFYQLWDAGYISYDTVLVSRTLGLMLMQIHPLSRNRRFELGLSIENETNYYFWETPLGNFIELTNLQKNRLLTGLYGAHVFDNVYYNYIQDPIKGVRYYVGLFRTIPFDVDLGIFVADFRHYLAFSEDYLIASRLKFMNSFGRDRYYFTFDGITDLRGVEFADYIGDKYLVFNTEFRFPFVKRLSLGFPLPIDISGIGGVLFFDAGLCTYKDYSEIQPFDHFPKLKDLKADFGYGLRMWLGFAKLKVDFAYNTDFERLYKPVKINISLGFDY, translated from the coding sequence ATGAGAAATATTTTTATTTGTTTATCTTTATTGTGGGGTAATTTATTTGCCTATTCCTTTGGCAAGAACAAGTTTCAGACGAGGGCTTACGATTTCCGAATTTATGAGACTCAAAACTTCAGGATCTTTTCTTATTCGAAGGACGATTTTATGGTTAAATTTGCTGGGACAGTGCTGGAAAAGGCTTATAATGAATATGTATCCACCCTCGGGATTTCCATTGAATCAAAGATTCCTGTGATTATTTATAACTCACCAAAGCATTTTTCGGAAACCAATGTTATTCCAGATGTCATTGAAGAGGGAATCGGTGGATTCACCGAGATATTCAAAACCCGTGTTGTCGTTCCCTTTAATGGCTCTTACGCTGATTTCAAGCATGTTTTGAGACATGAATTAGTGCATGTTTTTCAATACGCTATGATGAGAAAAGGAAAGCGTTCTACCTTAGAGGGAGTTCTAACTTCTCAAGTCCCCCTCTGGGCTACCGAAGGAATGGCTGAGTTCCTTTCCATAGGATGGTCTCCCGATGCCGAGAGATACGTGAGGGATCTGATTCTCTCCGATAAATTGCCAACCCTCGTTGAACTTAACTACTATGGAGGATACATCGTTTACAAGCTGGGCCAGCTCTTCTATAAGTATTTGCAGGATACTTATGGAAAGGAAAAGATCGCCGAATTCTATTCCCTCCTTGTTTATACAAATTCCGTAGATCGGGCCTTTAAGAAGTCCTTTGGCATATCCCAGAAAGAGTTTGATCTCCGATTTAAGGATTATATCCGCAGGAATTTTTATCCCATATTTGGAGTCACTACCACACCTATTAATTTAAAGAGGTACTCTGACCATGAGAAAATGGGAAATTTTTATAACGTTGCACCTCTCTTAAGCCCTGACGGGGGAGCCCTCTATTTCATTCAGGAAAGGATGGGTGATTTTTACATCGTAAAGTATTCCGTTGCAACTGCAGAGAGATTGGGCGTTGTGTTTAAGAGTTCGAAAATACCCGATTTTGAGAACATACATATTTTAAGGCCTTCTCTTTCCATAAGTGGGGACGGCAGATACATCGTTTTCTCAGCCCAATCGGGTGAGGGTGATCAGATCTACCTTTTTGACACCCGTAGGAACAGAGTAATTAAAAGGATTGGCTTTGATGTAGATGCTATTTATACCCCTGCCATATCATCCGATGGGCGAAGAATTGTTTTTGTAGGGCTCAAAGAAGGTCATTCAGATATCTATTTATATGAATGGCGGAATAATGAGATGTTTAAGCTCACTGATGACCCGTGGGATGATAGAGACCCCGTTTTTGATGATAAGGGGAATATTGTCTTCGTTTCTGACAGGGTGCCTGATGACACAACCGATGCTATTAAGTACGGCGCTTATGCGGTATTTAAGCTTAACTTAGATTCAAAAGAAATTGTAAGGGTTACCGATTACTATAGCGAACTTTCTCAACCACAACCTCAGGGGGATACCTTGCTTTACTTCATAGCCCGCGACCGTTATTCTGCCTTAAATTTGTTTGTAGAGGATTTAAAAAACGGTAGTGTCTACAGGATTACGGATTTTCCGACCGAATTAAAATGGTACACTGTTTCAAAAACTGGTAAGGTAATTGCTTCAATTCTTTTTGGAAATGGTTACGATATTTATGAAGTCAGGAACCTGTTGAAAATTGAAGATTCCACTTCCTATGCCTTTGAGAGTTTTGAAGATACTCTGAAAGTTGCATTGAAGAAATACGCGCCAAAGTTTTCCCTCGACTGGATTTATGGAAGCGCGTCCTATGCGACGATTTCGGGATTTGAAGGAACTGTTGCCTTCGGTATATCCGACGAGCTGGGCGACCATCAGATTCAATTCACGACGGATCTTTCTGGAGACATTCTCAACTCTAATTTTGAACTGGATTATTTCAACCTCAAAGGCAGGACTGACAGGGGATTCTCCTTCTATCAGTTGTGGGATGCCGGTTATATTTCTTACGATACTGTTTTGGTTTCCAGAACCCTTGGGCTCATGTTAATGCAAATCCATCCCCTATCAAGGAATCGCCGCTTTGAGCTGGGTTTGAGTATTGAAAATGAGACCAATTATTATTTCTGGGAGACCCCTCTTGGTAATTTTATTGAATTAACCAATTTGCAGAAAAATAGATTACTTACTGGTCTTTATGGCGCCCATGTCTTTGACAATGTTTATTATAATTACATTCAAGACCCAATAAAGGGTGTGCGTTATTACGTTGGATTGTTTAGAACAATACCTTTCGATGTGGACCTCGGGATTTTTGTTGCTGATTTCAGGCACTATTTGGCCTTTTCAGAAGATTATTTGATCGCCAGCAGGCTCAAGTTTATGAATTCTTTCGGAAGGGACAGATACTATTTTACCTTTGATGGAATAACGGACTTGAGGGGGGTTGAATTCGCAGACTACATAGGTGACAAATATTTAGTGTTTAACACAGAGTTTCGTTTTCCCTTTGTCAAAAGGCTTAGTCTTGGATTCCCCTTACCCATTGATATTTCAGGAATTGGTGGGGTTCTGTTTTTTGATGCAGGTTTGTGCACCTACAAAGATTACAGTGAAATTCAGCCTTTTGATCATTTCCCTAAATTAAAGGATTTAAAGGCGGACTTTGGTTATGGTTTGAGGATGTGGCTTGGTTTCGCAAAATTGAAAGTTGATTTTGCCTATAACACAGATTTTGAAAGACTCTACAAACCCGTCAAGATAAACATTTCCCTTGGGTTTGATTATTAA
- a CDS encoding PH domain-containing protein → MVSSFFLASVLFVFGLISDNGEAGAFFLLIALILGLGSLVNYSASEFGVTNKRILAKVGCVSRRSLDILLTKVEGIHAEQGILGKILGYRTVVVTGSGGTKSVLKNIAYPLEFRKIVQEP, encoded by the coding sequence TTGGTTTCCAGTTTTTTTCTGGCCAGCGTTCTTTTTGTTTTTGGGCTCATAAGCGATAATGGAGAGGCAGGGGCGTTTTTTCTTTTGATCGCCTTAATATTGGGTCTTGGCTCATTAGTAAATTATTCCGCGTCAGAGTTTGGGGTTACAAACAAGCGGATTCTTGCTAAAGTTGGGTGTGTCAGCAGGCGTTCCCTTGATATATTATTGACAAAAGTTGAAGGGATCCATGCTGAACAGGGAATTTTAGGGAAGATTCTGGGTTACAGAACCGTTGTGGTTACTGGATCTGGGGGTACCAAGAGTGTACTCAAAAATATTGCATACCCTTTAGAGTTTCGGAAAATAGTGCAGGAACCCTAA
- the yajC gene encoding preprotein translocase subunit YajC, translating to MKGIFSIAAILVPGLLFAQQATSGGSFLVSLLPLILIFVIFYLLLILPQSKYEKKRKEMLASLRKGDRIVTTGGIIGVIQKIEDEIVTLKVAENVNIKIEKQAVRAILEKGGEE from the coding sequence ATGAAGGGAATTTTTTCAATAGCAGCGATTTTGGTCCCTGGGCTTTTGTTTGCTCAGCAGGCTACGAGTGGAGGAAGTTTTCTTGTTTCGCTCCTTCCACTGATTTTAATTTTTGTCATTTTCTACCTTCTTTTAATTTTACCGCAGTCAAAATACGAGAAAAAGCGGAAGGAGATGCTGGCATCTTTGAGAAAGGGCGATAGAATTGTTACTACAGGTGGAATTATAGGCGTAATTCAGAAAATAGAAGATGAAATTGTTACTTTGAAAGTTGCAGAAAATGTCAATATAAAGATTGAAAAGCAGGCCGTGCGAGCAATCCTTGAAAAGGGTGGGGAGGAATAA
- the def gene encoding peptide deformylase — MVKPIKILDDPVLRLRAEEIKDINSGEALEIAGDLIETLKNQGGLGLAANQIGITKRIFVVNSKELDFGSDYRIFLNPKIIYLEGLVVDEEGCLSIPGLYAEIGRPAYAEIEAVELKLNGKLKDVKLKVEGFLARVFLHEIDHLDGVLFIDYLDEETRRILLAKWRNEYNRFSL, encoded by the coding sequence TTGGTAAAGCCCATTAAGATCTTAGATGACCCTGTACTGAGGCTAAGGGCCGAAGAGATAAAGGATATTAATAGTGGAGAAGCCCTTGAAATTGCTGGCGATTTGATTGAAACCCTTAAAAACCAGGGTGGACTTGGGCTTGCGGCCAACCAGATTGGAATAACGAAGCGAATATTCGTTGTAAACTCTAAGGAACTGGATTTTGGCTCTGATTATAGAATATTTTTGAATCCTAAGATCATTTATCTCGAAGGGCTTGTGGTAGATGAGGAGGGTTGCCTGTCTATCCCTGGCTTATATGCAGAAATTGGCCGGCCAGCATATGCAGAGATTGAGGCAGTGGAATTGAAATTGAATGGCAAGTTAAAAGATGTAAAATTGAAAGTTGAAGGCTTCTTAGCCAGGGTATTTCTGCATGAAATAGACCATCTGGACGGTGTGCTTTTCATCGATTATCTCGATGAAGAGACGCGAAGGATTTTACTGGCAAAGTGGAGGAATGAATACAATCGATTCTCCTTATAG
- the fmt gene encoding methionyl-tRNA formyltransferase, with translation MKRREGFYWQSGGMNTIDSPYRWCFLGSGYFAREVLEELYYADFVPDLVVTTPDKPAGRGRKATPNPVKDFILSTGIDLLEVEKINDAETYNTLKGKRFDFFVVCDFGKILKEPFLTVARFPTLNIHPSLLPLYRGPAPIERALMDGVEVTGVTIIEMTMEVDAGPVVWAKEVPVSKDDTKGTLLEKLARVVPEMLKKVFEGYLMNTISRRSQSGIPTYAPKISKDELFIVWNQSAVKIFNHVRALSPIPGARSFLEGELVKIFKVEVAEPLFSLAPGEIRILSNRLFVGTGDGILEIVELQPAGRRIMLAKDFVAGRKINGKFFGSKEVLK, from the coding sequence ATGAAGAGACGCGAAGGATTTTACTGGCAAAGTGGAGGAATGAATACAATCGATTCTCCTTATAGATGGTGCTTTCTCGGCAGTGGTTATTTTGCTCGTGAAGTTTTAGAAGAGTTGTATTATGCTGATTTTGTGCCGGATTTGGTAGTTACAACCCCTGACAAACCCGCGGGGAGAGGAAGGAAGGCCACCCCCAACCCGGTGAAGGATTTCATACTTAGTACCGGAATTGACCTACTGGAAGTCGAAAAGATAAATGATGCTGAGACATATAATACTCTGAAGGGGAAAAGATTTGACTTTTTTGTGGTATGTGATTTTGGGAAGATTTTGAAAGAACCCTTTTTGACTGTTGCCAGATTTCCCACTTTAAACATCCATCCTTCCCTTTTGCCTCTTTATAGAGGCCCTGCACCTATCGAAAGGGCTTTAATGGATGGTGTAGAGGTTACAGGGGTAACGATCATTGAGATGACAATGGAGGTTGATGCAGGGCCAGTTGTGTGGGCTAAGGAGGTTCCAGTTTCTAAGGACGACACAAAGGGAACGTTACTCGAGAAACTCGCAAGGGTTGTGCCCGAGATGCTAAAAAAAGTTTTTGAAGGCTACTTGATGAACACTATTTCCAGGAGATCGCAAAGCGGTATCCCCACCTATGCACCCAAGATCTCAAAGGATGAACTTTTCATCGTATGGAATCAATCAGCGGTCAAAATTTTTAATCATGTTAGAGCGCTATCTCCCATTCCGGGGGCGAGGAGCTTTTTGGAGGGGGAATTGGTTAAGATTTTCAAAGTAGAAGTTGCAGAACCTCTTTTCTCTCTGGCACCAGGTGAGATAAGAATTTTGTCTAATAGGCTTTTTGTAGGCACAGGTGATGGTATTTTGGAAATCGTCGAATTACAGCCAGCAGGTAGGAGAATCATGCTGGCCAAAGATTTTGTTGCAGGTAGGAAGATAAATGGTAAGTTTTTCGGTTCAAAGGAGGTTTTAAAATGA
- the sucC gene encoding ADP-forming succinate--CoA ligase subunit beta, whose product MKLLEYASKEVLSKYGVPVKKNKLCKSVDEVKAALDEFQFPVVIKAQVPVGGRGKAGGIKVAKDKEEAIRIASQILSMEIKGLPVKKVLVEEAAKIKTELYLGIVLDRGSKRNVVMVSKEGGVEIEEVAKTNPEAIVKLPVHPYLGLRDYEARYLAYRLSDDPEIVKRIQSFIKALYKLYVETDAQLAEINPLVVEEDGNVIALDAKIIIDDNALYRHPDLEALRDMDYENPEELEAKAKGLSFVKLDGNIGCCVNGAGLAMATMDVIKLYGGEPANFLDVGGSSSPEKIKNAMELILRDKRVKAIFINIFGGITRCDDVATGLVQAYKELNITLPIVIRLTGTNEDKAREILNKSGLPLYGVSSMAEGAKLVSELAAK is encoded by the coding sequence ATGAAGCTATTAGAGTACGCCTCTAAGGAAGTGCTTTCTAAATATGGGGTCCCCGTTAAAAAGAATAAGTTGTGTAAAAGCGTGGATGAAGTTAAGGCTGCTTTAGATGAATTTCAATTTCCTGTGGTAATTAAAGCTCAAGTTCCCGTTGGCGGTAGGGGGAAAGCAGGTGGAATCAAAGTAGCAAAGGACAAAGAAGAGGCTATTAGAATTGCGTCACAAATTCTAAGTATGGAAATTAAAGGATTGCCTGTTAAGAAAGTTCTTGTTGAAGAAGCGGCAAAAATAAAGACAGAGCTTTACCTTGGAATAGTCCTCGATAGAGGGAGCAAAAGAAACGTAGTCATGGTATCAAAGGAGGGTGGAGTAGAAATTGAAGAGGTTGCAAAGACAAACCCCGAGGCAATCGTTAAACTGCCTGTTCATCCATATTTAGGTCTTCGGGATTACGAAGCAAGGTATTTGGCCTATAGGCTCTCCGATGATCCAGAAATTGTAAAAAGAATTCAATCCTTTATCAAAGCCCTATACAAACTTTATGTGGAGACCGATGCACAGCTGGCAGAGATCAATCCACTGGTAGTGGAGGAGGACGGAAATGTCATTGCTCTTGATGCAAAGATAATTATCGATGATAACGCTTTATACAGGCATCCAGACCTTGAGGCACTAAGGGATATGGATTATGAAAATCCTGAAGAGTTAGAAGCAAAGGCAAAGGGGCTTTCCTTTGTAAAACTTGATGGTAACATTGGTTGCTGCGTTAATGGGGCAGGTCTTGCAATGGCTACGATGGATGTAATTAAACTCTACGGTGGTGAACCTGCTAATTTCCTTGACGTTGGCGGAAGTTCAAGCCCTGAAAAGATTAAAAATGCAATGGAGCTTATACTTAGAGATAAAAGGGTAAAGGCTATTTTCATTAACATTTTTGGTGGCATCACAAGGTGTGACGATGTTGCGACAGGTCTTGTACAGGCTTATAAGGAACTAAATATAACTTTACCCATAGTGATAAGGCTTACGGGAACGAATGAGGATAAGGCAAGGGAGATTCTTAACAAATCTGGACTTCCATTGTACGGTGTTTCAAGCATGGCAGAGGGGGCTAAGCTCGTAAGTGAACTGGCTGCCAAATGA
- a CDS encoding D-glycerate dehydrogenase yields the protein MSRKKIFFTSKLVINVEKYLKDFDVQIYEGEPPIPREVLKEKIKDVDGLVVLLTDRIDAEILDNAPRLKIVANYAVGYDNIDVDECTRRGIVVTNTPDVLTDATAELAWALVFAVARRIVEAHKYVEKRLWRGWSPTLFLGIELKGKTLGVLGAGRIGQAFALKSTGFGMKVVYYNRRPNEVLEKQLGARKVDLDELLQVSDIISLHLPLTPETYNLIGEREFNLMKPNAIFINTARGKIVDEKALVKVLKERRIYGAGLDVFEFEPQISEELYELDNVVMLPHIGSATVEARTKMAELVVENLRAFFNGEIPPTAVNKELYGRQG from the coding sequence ATGTCCCGTAAGAAAATATTTTTTACCTCCAAACTGGTTATAAATGTGGAAAAGTACCTTAAAGATTTTGATGTGCAAATATATGAGGGTGAACCGCCGATTCCGAGAGAAGTGTTAAAGGAAAAGATTAAAGATGTGGATGGCTTGGTAGTGCTTCTTACTGATAGGATTGATGCTGAGATTCTTGATAATGCTCCAAGATTGAAGATCGTAGCAAACTATGCTGTTGGGTATGACAATATAGATGTGGATGAATGTACAAGGCGGGGAATTGTTGTAACAAATACCCCTGATGTTCTTACAGATGCAACTGCTGAGCTTGCCTGGGCCCTTGTATTTGCTGTGGCGAGAAGGATAGTAGAAGCCCACAAATATGTGGAAAAAAGGCTATGGAGAGGATGGTCTCCCACTTTGTTTTTGGGAATTGAACTCAAGGGTAAAACTCTTGGAGTTTTAGGTGCGGGTCGTATAGGACAGGCTTTTGCTCTCAAGTCTACAGGTTTTGGGATGAAGGTTGTTTATTACAATAGAAGGCCTAATGAGGTACTCGAAAAGCAGCTTGGTGCCAGAAAGGTTGATCTCGATGAATTGTTACAAGTTTCTGATATTATTTCCCTTCACCTTCCACTTACTCCCGAAACTTACAACCTAATTGGGGAGAGGGAGTTTAATCTGATGAAGCCCAATGCAATTTTTATTAATACGGCAAGGGGTAAAATTGTGGACGAAAAGGCTTTGGTAAAGGTCCTTAAAGAAAGGAGAATTTATGGTGCGGGGCTTGATGTCTTTGAGTTTGAACCACAAATTTCTGAGGAACTTTATGAACTGGATAATGTGGTAATGCTTCCCCACATAGGGAGTGCAACGGTTGAGGCAAGGACCAAAATGGCGGAACTCGTTGTTGAAAATTTAAGGGCATTTTTTAATGGAGAAATTCCACCCACTGCAGTAAATAAGGAGCTCTATGGCCGACAAGGTTGA
- a CDS encoding ATP-binding cassette domain-containing protein: MADKVEFEYVSVKFNERWYALNNVSFSVKKGDFVFFVGPTGAGKTTILRLIYGDIFPSEGEVRVDGFPLKKISKSKLLELRRGMGIVFQDLMLLDDRTVFENLALPVRLKGDDDLMRKVVLALKDVGLTHKSNDLASSLSRGEQQRLALARAMINEPDLLLADEPFSNLHMNDIDWLIEKMKAYNELGVTILLSTHNMEVLAKVPKARIFRIEEGRIKIES, encoded by the coding sequence ATGGCCGACAAGGTTGAATTTGAATATGTCTCAGTGAAATTTAACGAAAGATGGTATGCATTAAATAATGTTTCTTTTTCTGTGAAAAAGGGTGATTTTGTCTTTTTTGTAGGTCCTACAGGTGCGGGAAAAACTACGATATTGAGATTAATTTACGGTGATATATTCCCTTCTGAAGGAGAAGTGAGGGTCGACGGGTTTCCCCTTAAAAAGATAAGTAAGAGCAAGCTTCTCGAGCTCAGAAGGGGCATGGGCATTGTGTTCCAGGACCTCATGCTTCTTGACGACCGAACGGTCTTTGAGAATCTTGCATTACCTGTTAGACTGAAGGGTGATGATGATTTAATGAGAAAAGTCGTCTTAGCACTTAAGGATGTTGGGCTTACTCATAAATCGAATGATTTAGCCTCTTCACTTTCCCGTGGTGAACAGCAGAGGCTTGCTTTAGCCAGAGCGATGATTAATGAACCCGATCTTTTACTTGCTGATGAGCCTTTCAGTAATCTTCATATGAATGATATTGACTGGCTGATAGAGAAGATGAAGGCTTATAACGAGCTTGGAGTTACGATATTGCTTTCAACCCATAATATGGAGGTGTTAGCAAAGGTACCAAAGGCCAGGATTTTCAGAATTGAGGAGGGGAGGATAAAAATTGAAAGTTAA
- a CDS encoding permease-like cell division protein FtsX, with product MKVKFYFEELAYIFKKSISDFVFLAVVYFLTLLIFSSLIQFYAYLSRLQGESFKVSFMKVFFEDDVDPKVIEAIRAYTEPLPAVDKVVYVSKEMAKVEFAERFPKYSGLLSIFQESPFPQNIEIRFNRKALGNDLIEELTEFYSRFPAVSNVQHNYSSALKIYKLRKSLFLIGLWLFVTFLIFYIPLNLSFMRSIFNRERKLFDLVEYLGYEKKGLEITFVLASSMPLVIVSLFILVVFNLVSGVLHIPLFPIYLILLFFLLLQVIFSIDVLEK from the coding sequence TTGAAAGTTAAATTCTACTTTGAAGAACTGGCTTACATATTTAAAAAGTCGATTAGCGATTTTGTTTTTCTTGCAGTAGTCTATTTTTTAACACTTTTAATCTTTTCAAGTCTCATTCAGTTTTACGCGTATCTCTCAAGGCTTCAGGGTGAATCCTTCAAAGTGAGCTTTATGAAGGTATTTTTTGAAGATGATGTAGACCCAAAGGTCATTGAGGCAATTAGGGCTTACACAGAGCCACTTCCTGCCGTTGATAAGGTAGTCTATGTCAGTAAGGAGATGGCTAAGGTAGAGTTTGCGGAGCGTTTTCCAAAATACTCTGGGCTTTTGTCAATTTTCCAGGAGAGCCCATTTCCACAAAATATAGAGATAAGATTTAACAGAAAGGCCCTTGGAAACGATTTGATCGAGGAACTCACGGAGTTCTACTCCCGATTTCCTGCTGTTTCAAATGTACAGCATAACTACTCTTCGGCTCTAAAAATTTACAAGCTAAGGAAGTCCCTATTTTTGATAGGGTTGTGGCTCTTTGTGACCTTTCTTATCTTTTACATCCCGCTAAATCTTTCCTTTATGAGGAGTATTTTTAACAGGGAAAGAAAGCTTTTCGACCTCGTGGAATATTTAGGTTACGAAAAGAAGGGACTCGAGATTACTTTCGTATTAGCATCCTCAATGCCTCTTGTTATAGTTTCACTATTTATCTTGGTGGTTTTTAATTTGGTTTCGGGGGTGCTTCATATTCCTTTGTTTCCCATTTACCTTATTCTTTTGTTCTTCCTTTTATTGCAAGTAATTTTTAGTATTGATGTGCTTGAGAAATGA
- a CDS encoding peptidoglycan DD-metalloendopeptidase family protein produces the protein MRALLIFILLAQTADIESSRQQLERLKKEFEETRRRISQMETRMKTTEEEIAKIESKEKEILRFIDKLNRDIASIQNEIAKLEIQINQKEEELLKRADRIKLSLNLLYQTPQENQILKFLPSKEEEKEALYLVDYAIQSEKRERDRALQIYNELKAYKDLRNENLEFVMAMKSEVVEQQKELEALKRKKEQLLASLKTKKTTEEQRLAELEKAIKEMQALITRLEKEQEKKRMEEHIVAKSPTGKYPWPVKGRVVMDYGTIVNPKYGTKIFNPGIDIEAAPGSSVLAIDDGVVIFVGTVTGYGNTVIIDHRGFFSVYSYLHKVNVTSGAKVKRGQIIGTVGTSDHYFGSRLHFEIRDHGKAVNPLLYLD, from the coding sequence ATGAGAGCCCTTTTAATTTTTATTCTACTGGCACAAACAGCTGATATAGAGTCTTCAAGACAGCAACTGGAAAGACTTAAAAAGGAATTTGAAGAGACGAGAAGAAGGATTTCCCAAATGGAAACAAGGATGAAGACTACAGAGGAAGAGATTGCAAAAATTGAAAGCAAGGAAAAGGAAATTCTCAGGTTCATTGATAAACTTAACAGAGATATAGCGTCTATTCAAAATGAGATTGCAAAATTGGAGATACAAATAAACCAAAAAGAAGAAGAACTTTTAAAACGCGCCGACAGAATAAAGTTAAGCCTCAATTTGCTTTATCAGACCCCTCAGGAAAATCAAATCTTGAAATTTTTACCTTCTAAGGAAGAAGAAAAGGAGGCCCTTTATCTTGTGGATTATGCGATACAAAGTGAGAAAAGGGAGAGGGACAGGGCGCTGCAAATTTATAATGAACTTAAAGCGTACAAGGATTTGAGAAATGAAAACTTAGAATTTGTAATGGCGATGAAGAGTGAAGTTGTTGAGCAACAGAAGGAACTTGAAGCATTAAAGCGCAAGAAAGAACAATTGTTAGCGTCCTTAAAGACCAAGAAAACAACGGAAGAGCAAAGGTTGGCTGAGCTTGAGAAAGCTATAAAGGAGATGCAGGCTTTGATAACGAGGCTCGAGAAGGAACAGGAAAAGAAGAGGATGGAAGAACATATAGTTGCGAAAAGTCCAACGGGAAAATATCCTTGGCCCGTTAAAGGAAGGGTAGTAATGGATTATGGTACCATTGTGAATCCTAAGTACGGGACTAAGATATTTAATCCTGGCATTGACATCGAAGCAGCGCCGGGGAGTTCAGTACTGGCCATTGATGATGGGGTTGTGATTTTTGTAGGAACTGTGACAGGTTATGGAAATACCGTTATCATTGATCATAGAGGATTCTTTTCCGTATATTCCTATTTGCATAAGGTTAATGTAACAAGCGGTGCTAAAGTTAAAAGGGGTCAGATCATTGGAACGGTCGGAACCTCTGACCACTATTTCGGTTCACGACTGCACTTTGAGATTCGCGATCACGGAAAGGCGGTTAATCCGCTTCTTTATTTAGATTAG